The genome window ataattgaggtcgaataggaatgaattgtatgatgtcaatgaagtattaaacagatcttagttttgatccgagcaagataggtgtgattaagaaattgtagctaagtagtggaattggttacttatgtaaggaattcctttgttattatggatagagcatagttgactaaaatgcccttgataggtatatcgggcaaacaaccttagaagtcgtttggaaacgagctattcgattagagtaatgtcttggacaagtatgaaagcgaagtatagggtttGGTATGTCATGGTCCacttaatgcgcaaatacccataacgggtcaaaaataagcctttgagcgaaaatgggttaagaggatgcaagacgtccgagaatttaatcttttatgataggtgccaatgaaattattaaagttCATATGAGATTAAGGTCAAATAAACACATTATGTTaataaatgcacgaacgggtcaaatagttagaaaatgataatatgtcgaatgcacgtaagttaagaatttccttaatccggaggtaggattttaagttaatatgatagaatgtgaatttacaagcatgtaggaagaaacgggaggttaaacgggtaaacggttcaaaagttatgcgagttttagtgcgTTCGAACGACGAAAACAACACAGCAGGAAAACTGATTTTCGAGAGGCCGTAGCCTACGCCCAAGTAGGCCGTCGCCTACGACCCCTGGAAAGTCAGTTTTTGCTGACGGGTTATTTTGCTGCCTACGGAGGTTTTTGGCTACGTGTAAATGCAAGGGCCGTCGCCTACGacccctagggccgtcgccgacgccctccccaTGTCCAAAAGGCTGAAATTTAGTTATTTATGTTAATTATGCATCGTAGACTTCGGTATATTACCCGTGGTCTATGGTGAGCCTTCCAATCATGATTTTGAGTGTTCCCTTGACGCTTATGAGTTGTAaacctaagtctaagacccatgtaaatattgtatgattatgtaaagatgtaggaaaggtatgtacgtatgtagttgtgtatgtatgtatgtgtaaagacatgtatgagtgtatgcacgtAAGTAAAgttgtaggaaaggtatgtatgtatgcagatgtgcatgtatgtttgtatgtaagtacgtatgtatgcatgaattgatatgttagaattttaacgttactaattatgcgtttgaggtcggtatgtaatgcaggaatgagTACATCGGATTCTTATGAAATTTAAGCTGAATCCGGAACAAGAGAAGGAGAAGGGTTATTCGAATGGATCAAGTTACATTATCGAACGTTATTCAATCTTTAATTATTtgagattaatgttatatgatgttgtcatcgactaatggctaagttgtatgtgatgcccacaggtACTACACGGACTTGTTCTGCTGCTAAGGAAGTGAAGCggacgtagatcgagtcaagagcaaggattgtacggatagatcggtcacatagttgaagtatataatgtctagaaatctaaattttagtatgaatgtGATACGGATCCCCCATGATCCACCCAACTATTAGCCCCATGTTCTCCTGATCAATCCCACGTTTATTTGCATTAGTTGTTAgtcttttatttttgttatttcaaTTCCTAGAAGTTAGTGGGTAGTTGAACCACTAACCCTTCTTCCTTATTTCCTGCATTGCATTACGTGCATATTTGTAAGCCTTTAAAAAGGCATGTTTGGTGTTTTAATGGAGAACATGAAAAATTGATCAAAAAATCTCTTAAGTTTACTGTTCTTATTGTTCTTTTATTTTGGGAGACCACCGATCTCGAACTCGGTTCTATCATTTGGTGCTTTCATTCTTCGTCTTCACCTCCCGACATGCCGCCCCGTCGTGAACCCACCTCCGATAACCCTTCCACAGATGATTTGCTTACCTCCCTCGCCGAATCCGTCAACAAATTGATCACCTCCAACACCGCAGCCACCAACCAGATGGTTTCCGGTCAAGAGCAACACAACGCTCATCTGgatatcatcatcaaacagtTGGCAGCTCAATATGAGCAAACAAACAACCTCATTGCTACCCTTCTTCGCCCCGATCCGAACAGACCTGGCCCTTCCGGGTCGAACACTCCGCCacctccaccaccgccacctccaccaccaccgccgccgccaccaccacctcctaCCAATCACAACCCCAAACCACCGAAGATTACCCTTCCCATGTTTGATGGTTCGAACCCATTGGATTGGCTCTTCCAAGCCAATAACTACTTTAACTACTACTCCGTTTCAGACGCTCAACGGCTTTATTTAGCTGTGTTCTACTTCACCGGTGATGCACTGAGTTGGTACAAGCATCTCTCCAACAACAGGTTACTCGGAAGTTGGTCGGAATTTTCCCGATCTTTGGAGCTCCGATTTGGTCCTTCTTCCTACGAGAATCACCAGGCGACCCTTTTCAAACTCCAGCAAACAACCACTGTGGCCGCGTATCAAACTGAGTTTGAACGACTCACCAACAGGGTCATCGGTTTATCGCCCGAGACACTGAAGAATTGTTTCATTTCCGGCCTTAAACCGGACATTCAAAGTGAACTAGCTATCCATCATCCTCAAACATTGCATCAAACATATGGATTAGCTCGTTTAATTGAAGACAAGCTTCATACCGGGATTCTTTCTCCGACTGTGGAACTGAGTCCGAGTCAACTCACACCGGCGTCAACTCCATCACACCCGTTGAAGCGCCTCACTCAAGCAGAAATGCAAGCCAAGAAAGCTGCCGGCATTTGTTTCCATTGTGACGAAAAGTTCCAGCCGGGGCACCGTTGCAAAACGCCACAATTCTTATTGTTTGAACCACCAACGGAACCGCCATGGGCCGCCTCGACTACACATGTGGGTCGTGAGGACACGACCCGTTTTAATGGGGCGGGTATTGATACGGATCCCCCATGATCCACCCAACTATTAGCCCCATGTTCTCCTGATCAATCCCACGTTTATTTGCATTAGTTGTTAgtcttttatttttgttatttcaaTTCCTAGAAGTTAGTGGGTAGTTGAACCACTAACCCTTCTTCCTTATTTCCTGCATTGCATTACGTGCATATTTGTAAGCCTTTAAAAAGGCATGTTTGGTGTTTTAATGGAGAACATGAAAAATTGATCAAAAAATCTCTTAAGTTTACTGTTCTTATTGTTCTTTTATTTTGGGAGACCACCGATCTCGAACTCGGTTCTATCAGAATGCTGTGAATTCTTTTATAGAACGTTTAACATTTTTAGAATTTGGAACCTTCGTGAAAGTAATGTCgttaataaggaaagaaattttaaagctctttttccgctgcgtcatttttaagGTTAAACGTGTTAGGGTGTAACACGAACTAACTTCTTTATCAGTGTTGTAAAAATTAGGACTACTCGGCGATTAATTGCTAGTTAGCCGTTAATGatgtaccggtaccgaaaatctctaaaagtgggtaccggtaccgaatatatccGATATGGTTAGGTATTGGTACGGTAcgggtatttgagggtaaaaaccggtaaataccggtaccatttgctcatccctagccGGTAACTAAGTAATTTTTTGTTAATCGgtccattaatcgctagtcgCTCTAATCGACCCTAGCCGGACCTAGTCCAATAGCCAAAAATCGTCGATTCCGACCATATTCTGGCCAAAAACCTGTAAATTTCAGTCAGTTTCTAACCAAACCATGTGGATTCTGGTGATTAATTTTGTATAATTAAAAAATTAAGTTGAAGAGAGGTTAAAACCTGTCTTcaaaatatttacctataaaatatgtatatgtgtatataaaactataaattatATATCTTTAATTCTTTATAGTATTATTTGATATTCACGTTGGTGTAATATACACGTTTATTCAACCCAACTTAAAACAGTTAAACTAATACTCGCCAATAAATATTACTTACTTTGAAgcattcaattaaaaaaaaatcatatgtgACTGTTGATAGCTGCCAAGAGTAAAaagagtattttttttttttaaatggttttaAAATACCTAACAATTCAACAATCTATCTGGATTTCAATGGTCACACTCCCTAATACCTTGACTATAAAAAATGCCTTTCAAACTACTTTCGGATTTTGATAAGAGAAGTCTCGAAAACTCTTTTAAAACTCTATACCCAACAATTTATCTAGATTTCAATGGTCTCACTCCATTATACATTGACTATA of Helianthus annuus cultivar XRQ/B chromosome 1, HanXRQr2.0-SUNRISE, whole genome shotgun sequence contains these proteins:
- the LOC110943310 gene encoding uncharacterized protein LOC110943310; its protein translation is MPPRREPTSDNPSTDDLLTSLAESVNKLITSNTAATNQMVSGQEQHNAHLDIIIKQLAAQYEQTNNLIATLLRPDPNRPGPSGSNTPPPPPPPPPPPPPPPPPPPTNHNPKPPKITLPMFDGSNPLDWLFQANNYFNYYSVSDAQRLYLAVFYFTGDALSWYKHLSNNRLLGSWSEFSRSLELRFGPSSYENHQATLFKLQQTTTVAAYQTEFERLTNRVIGLSPETLKNCFISGLKPDIQSELAIHHPQTLHQTYGLARLIEDKLHTGILSPTVELSPSQLTPASTPSHPLKRLTQAEMQAKKAAGICFHCDEKFQPGHRCKTPQFLLFEPPTEPPWAASTTHVGREDTTRFNGAGIDTDPP